Proteins encoded in a region of the Canis lupus dingo isolate Sandy chromosome 17, ASM325472v2, whole genome shotgun sequence genome:
- the SH2D6 gene encoding SH2 domain-containing protein 6 isoform X3 — MDKLRGSKLRLGPPLPPPRCAVPCPDSPPWNKDAPIPSPLPAPGTWRCEKAQEEEEEEEEEEEEEEEEEEEDKYELPPCEALPFSFAPAHLPGTKEDSLYLDHPGPLGLCKSPPPKSQATMLKAAQSLWEARKQGQPFPFGKQELAAPARVVPGLPKKSDEDLYLECEPSPGRRSSLSSRAPTWSTPAAEDGSLLGQPWYSGTRDRHAVESALLRFRKDGAYTVRPSSEPQGSQPLTLAVLLHGRVFNIPIRRLDGGSHYALGREGRNHEELFPSVAAMVQHYSQHPLPLVDRHSGSRQLTCLLFPTTP; from the exons ATG GACAAGCTCAGGGGAAGCAAGCTCCG GTTGGGGCCACCCCTTCCACCCCCCAGATGTGCAG TCCCCTGTCCAGATTCCCCACCTTGGAACAAAGACGcccccatcccctctcctctgcctgcgcCAGGGACCTGGAGATGTGAG AAagctcaggaggaggaggaggaggaggaggaggaggaggaagaggaggaggaggaggaggaggaagataaaTATGAGCTGCCCCCCTGTGAGGCTCTGCCGTTCAGTTTTGCTCCTGCCCACCTTCCTGGCACCAAGGAGGACTCTTTGTACTTGG ATCACCCTGGCCCCCTGGGCCTGTGCAAGTCACCGCCACCGAAGTCCCAGGCCACAATG CTGAAGGCAGCACAGAGTCTGTGGGAGGCGAGGAAGCAGGGACAGCCCTTCCCCTTCGGGAAGCAAG agCTGGCTGCACCTGCCAGAGTG GTGCCAGGTCTTCCAAAGAAATCTGATGAGGATCTCTACCTGGAGTGTGAGCCCAGTCCAG GAAGGAGATCCTCTCTTTCCTCTAGAGCACCCACCTGGAGCACCCCAGCTGctgag GACGGCAGCCTGCTGGGTCAGCCCTGGTACTCAGGAACCCGTGACCGCCATGCTGTTGAGAGTGCCCTGCTCCGATTCCGAAAG GATGGGGCCTACACGGTGCGCCCCAGCTCGGAGCCTCAGGGCTCCCAGCCCCTTACCTTGGCAGTGCTTCTGCATGGCCGGGTTTTCAACATTCCCATCCGTCGGCTGGATGGCGGGAGCCACTATGCCCTGGGTCGGGAGGGCAGGAACCATGAGGAG CTGTTCCCCTCTGTGGCTGCCATGGTCCAGCACTACTCACAGCACCCCCTGCCTCTTGTGGACAGACACAGCGGCAGCCGGCAGCTCACCTGCCTGCTCTTCCCCACCACGCCCTGA
- the SH2D6 gene encoding SH2 domain-containing protein 6 isoform X4, with protein sequence MDKLRGSKLRLGPPLPPPRCAVPCPDSPPWNKDAPIPSPLPAPGTWRCEKAQEEEEEEEEEEEEEEEEEEEDKYELPPCEALPFSFAPAHLPGTKEDSLYLDHPGPLGLCKSPPPKSQATMLKAAQSLWEARKQGQPFPFGKQELAAPARVVPGLPKKSDEDLYLECEPSPVLALTQAPSSQVLMPPISLPRISAVPKPTVAPQEARNGAANGTSKGRRSSLSSRAPTWSTPAAEDGSLLGQPWYSGTRDRHAVESALLRFRKLFPSVAAMVQHYSQHPLPLVDRHSGSRQLTCLLFPTTP encoded by the exons ATG GACAAGCTCAGGGGAAGCAAGCTCCG GTTGGGGCCACCCCTTCCACCCCCCAGATGTGCAG TCCCCTGTCCAGATTCCCCACCTTGGAACAAAGACGcccccatcccctctcctctgcctgcgcCAGGGACCTGGAGATGTGAG AAagctcaggaggaggaggaggaggaggaggaggaggaggaagaggaggaggaggaggaggaggaagataaaTATGAGCTGCCCCCCTGTGAGGCTCTGCCGTTCAGTTTTGCTCCTGCCCACCTTCCTGGCACCAAGGAGGACTCTTTGTACTTGG ATCACCCTGGCCCCCTGGGCCTGTGCAAGTCACCGCCACCGAAGTCCCAGGCCACAATG CTGAAGGCAGCACAGAGTCTGTGGGAGGCGAGGAAGCAGGGACAGCCCTTCCCCTTCGGGAAGCAAG agCTGGCTGCACCTGCCAGAGTG GTGCCAGGTCTTCCAAAGAAATCTGATGAGGATCTCTACCTGGAGTGTGAGCCCAGTCCAG TCCTGGCCCTGACTCAGGCTCCGAGCTCCCAAGTCCTGATGCCGCCAATCTCACTGCCAAGGATATCAGCGGTGCCCAA GCCCACTGTAGCCCCCCAGGAAGCTCGGAAT GGAGCCGCGAATGGCACCTCTAAAG GAAGGAGATCCTCTCTTTCCTCTAGAGCACCCACCTGGAGCACCCCAGCTGctgag GACGGCAGCCTGCTGGGTCAGCCCTGGTACTCAGGAACCCGTGACCGCCATGCTGTTGAGAGTGCCCTGCTCCGATTCCGAAAG CTGTTCCCCTCTGTGGCTGCCATGGTCCAGCACTACTCACAGCACCCCCTGCCTCTTGTGGACAGACACAGCGGCAGCCGGCAGCTCACCTGCCTGCTCTTCCCCACCACGCCCTGA
- the SH2D6 gene encoding SH2 domain-containing protein 6 isoform X1, which yields MDKLRGSKLRLGPPLPPPRCAVPCPDSPPWNKDAPIPSPLPAPGTWRCEKAQEEEEEEEEEEEEEEEEEEEDKYELPPCEALPFSFAPAHLPGTKEDSLYLDHPGPLGLCKSPPPKSQATMLKAAQSLWEARKQGQPFPFGKQELAAPARVVPGLPKKSDEDLYLECEPSPVLALTQAPSSQVLMPPISLPRISAVPKPTVAPQEARNGAANGTSKGRRSSLSSRAPTWSTPAAEDGSLLGQPWYSGTRDRHAVESALLRFRKDGAYTVRPSSEPQGSQPLTLAVLLHGRVFNIPIRRLDGGSHYALGREGRNHEELFPSVAAMVQHYSQHPLPLVDRHSGSRQLTCLLFPTTP from the exons ATG GACAAGCTCAGGGGAAGCAAGCTCCG GTTGGGGCCACCCCTTCCACCCCCCAGATGTGCAG TCCCCTGTCCAGATTCCCCACCTTGGAACAAAGACGcccccatcccctctcctctgcctgcgcCAGGGACCTGGAGATGTGAG AAagctcaggaggaggaggaggaggaggaggaggaggaggaagaggaggaggaggaggaggaggaagataaaTATGAGCTGCCCCCCTGTGAGGCTCTGCCGTTCAGTTTTGCTCCTGCCCACCTTCCTGGCACCAAGGAGGACTCTTTGTACTTGG ATCACCCTGGCCCCCTGGGCCTGTGCAAGTCACCGCCACCGAAGTCCCAGGCCACAATG CTGAAGGCAGCACAGAGTCTGTGGGAGGCGAGGAAGCAGGGACAGCCCTTCCCCTTCGGGAAGCAAG agCTGGCTGCACCTGCCAGAGTG GTGCCAGGTCTTCCAAAGAAATCTGATGAGGATCTCTACCTGGAGTGTGAGCCCAGTCCAG TCCTGGCCCTGACTCAGGCTCCGAGCTCCCAAGTCCTGATGCCGCCAATCTCACTGCCAAGGATATCAGCGGTGCCCAA GCCCACTGTAGCCCCCCAGGAAGCTCGGAAT GGAGCCGCGAATGGCACCTCTAAAG GAAGGAGATCCTCTCTTTCCTCTAGAGCACCCACCTGGAGCACCCCAGCTGctgag GACGGCAGCCTGCTGGGTCAGCCCTGGTACTCAGGAACCCGTGACCGCCATGCTGTTGAGAGTGCCCTGCTCCGATTCCGAAAG GATGGGGCCTACACGGTGCGCCCCAGCTCGGAGCCTCAGGGCTCCCAGCCCCTTACCTTGGCAGTGCTTCTGCATGGCCGGGTTTTCAACATTCCCATCCGTCGGCTGGATGGCGGGAGCCACTATGCCCTGGGTCGGGAGGGCAGGAACCATGAGGAG CTGTTCCCCTCTGTGGCTGCCATGGTCCAGCACTACTCACAGCACCCCCTGCCTCTTGTGGACAGACACAGCGGCAGCCGGCAGCTCACCTGCCTGCTCTTCCCCACCACGCCCTGA
- the SH2D6 gene encoding SH2 domain-containing protein 6 isoform X2, with translation MDKLRGSKLRLGPPLPPPRCADSPPWNKDAPIPSPLPAPGTWRCEKAQEEEEEEEEEEEEEEEEEEEDKYELPPCEALPFSFAPAHLPGTKEDSLYLDHPGPLGLCKSPPPKSQATMLKAAQSLWEARKQGQPFPFGKQELAAPARVVPGLPKKSDEDLYLECEPSPVLALTQAPSSQVLMPPISLPRISAVPKPTVAPQEARNGAANGTSKGRRSSLSSRAPTWSTPAAEDGSLLGQPWYSGTRDRHAVESALLRFRKDGAYTVRPSSEPQGSQPLTLAVLLHGRVFNIPIRRLDGGSHYALGREGRNHEELFPSVAAMVQHYSQHPLPLVDRHSGSRQLTCLLFPTTP, from the exons ATG GACAAGCTCAGGGGAAGCAAGCTCCG GTTGGGGCCACCCCTTCCACCCCCCAGATGTGCAG ATTCCCCACCTTGGAACAAAGACGcccccatcccctctcctctgcctgcgcCAGGGACCTGGAGATGTGAG AAagctcaggaggaggaggaggaggaggaggaggaggaggaagaggaggaggaggaggaggaggaagataaaTATGAGCTGCCCCCCTGTGAGGCTCTGCCGTTCAGTTTTGCTCCTGCCCACCTTCCTGGCACCAAGGAGGACTCTTTGTACTTGG ATCACCCTGGCCCCCTGGGCCTGTGCAAGTCACCGCCACCGAAGTCCCAGGCCACAATG CTGAAGGCAGCACAGAGTCTGTGGGAGGCGAGGAAGCAGGGACAGCCCTTCCCCTTCGGGAAGCAAG agCTGGCTGCACCTGCCAGAGTG GTGCCAGGTCTTCCAAAGAAATCTGATGAGGATCTCTACCTGGAGTGTGAGCCCAGTCCAG TCCTGGCCCTGACTCAGGCTCCGAGCTCCCAAGTCCTGATGCCGCCAATCTCACTGCCAAGGATATCAGCGGTGCCCAA GCCCACTGTAGCCCCCCAGGAAGCTCGGAAT GGAGCCGCGAATGGCACCTCTAAAG GAAGGAGATCCTCTCTTTCCTCTAGAGCACCCACCTGGAGCACCCCAGCTGctgag GACGGCAGCCTGCTGGGTCAGCCCTGGTACTCAGGAACCCGTGACCGCCATGCTGTTGAGAGTGCCCTGCTCCGATTCCGAAAG GATGGGGCCTACACGGTGCGCCCCAGCTCGGAGCCTCAGGGCTCCCAGCCCCTTACCTTGGCAGTGCTTCTGCATGGCCGGGTTTTCAACATTCCCATCCGTCGGCTGGATGGCGGGAGCCACTATGCCCTGGGTCGGGAGGGCAGGAACCATGAGGAG CTGTTCCCCTCTGTGGCTGCCATGGTCCAGCACTACTCACAGCACCCCCTGCCTCTTGTGGACAGACACAGCGGCAGCCGGCAGCTCACCTGCCTGCTCTTCCCCACCACGCCCTGA